In one Acetobacter sp. genomic region, the following are encoded:
- the hydA gene encoding dihydropyrimidinase, with protein sequence MLHIRGGDVVTAERTMRADVLCGDGGRILQVGPDLETPTGYDVVEAGGLLVMPGGIDPHTHMEMPFMGTIATDDFFTGTAAGLAGGTTSIIDFVIPGSGRGLLDSWKEWREKATKSASDYGFHVAITEWNDQVRHDMGTLVEECGVNSFKHFMAYKNALMIEDDTLLRSMKRASELGAICTVHAENGDAVAYLQQDLLAQGRTGPEAHPVSRPPEVEGEAAQRAIALAGLLGVPVYIVHVSTEQAAKAIADARMRGQEVYGEVLPQHLVFDESVYESSDWLKAARYVMSPPFRERHHQSALWGGLMSGQLHTTATDHCCFCAAQKEAGRQDFTRIPNGTPGIEDRMSVLWHYGVKKGHLSPENFVALTSTNTARIFNIYPQKGTILPGADADIVLWDPDAERTISAAMHHQNVDYNIFEGMTLTGLAQTTISNGRVVWQNGDLRAVKGAGRYISRPALKRAPRKPL encoded by the coding sequence ATGCTGCATATCAGAGGCGGTGACGTTGTAACGGCGGAACGCACCATGCGGGCCGATGTGCTGTGTGGTGATGGTGGACGGATTCTTCAGGTGGGACCTGATCTGGAAACACCGACTGGCTATGACGTGGTGGAGGCAGGTGGTCTGCTGGTCATGCCGGGTGGCATAGACCCGCATACGCATATGGAAATGCCTTTCATGGGCACCATTGCGACAGATGATTTCTTTACAGGTACCGCAGCCGGGCTGGCGGGAGGCACAACGAGCATCATTGATTTCGTGATTCCGGGTTCGGGGCGTGGCTTGCTGGATTCATGGAAAGAATGGCGTGAAAAAGCAACGAAATCTGCCTCTGACTATGGTTTTCATGTTGCCATCACGGAGTGGAATGACCAGGTGCGCCATGACATGGGTACGCTGGTTGAAGAGTGTGGCGTCAACTCCTTCAAGCATTTCATGGCCTACAAAAATGCCCTGATGATTGAAGACGATACGCTGCTCCGGTCCATGAAACGAGCATCGGAACTCGGCGCGATCTGTACTGTTCATGCTGAAAATGGTGATGCGGTCGCCTACCTCCAGCAGGATCTGCTGGCGCAGGGACGAACCGGGCCGGAGGCGCACCCTGTCTCACGTCCGCCGGAAGTGGAGGGGGAGGCTGCCCAGCGCGCCATCGCTCTGGCTGGTCTGCTGGGTGTGCCGGTCTATATTGTCCATGTCTCGACCGAGCAGGCGGCAAAGGCCATCGCTGATGCCCGCATGAGAGGGCAGGAGGTGTATGGCGAAGTCCTGCCGCAGCATCTTGTGTTTGACGAAAGCGTTTATGAAAGTTCGGACTGGCTGAAGGCGGCACGTTACGTGATGAGCCCGCCGTTTCGGGAGCGTCATCATCAGTCGGCTCTGTGGGGCGGGTTGATGTCCGGCCAGTTGCACACGACGGCGACGGATCACTGCTGCTTCTGCGCTGCGCAGAAGGAGGCCGGACGACAGGATTTCACCCGCATTCCCAACGGAACGCCGGGTATTGAGGACAGGATGAGTGTGCTGTGGCACTACGGCGTGAAGAAAGGCCATCTGTCTCCAGAGAATTTCGTGGCTCTGACGTCCACCAATACGGCCCGGATTTTCAATATTTATCCGCAGAAAGGGACGATCTTACCCGGAGCGGATGCTGACATTGTTCTGTGGGACCCTGATGCGGAGCGAACCATTTCGGCCGCAATGCACCATCAGAATGTCGATTACAATATTTTTGAAGGTATGACGCTGACCGGTCTGGCGCAGACAACAATCAGCAACGGCAGGGTCGTCTGGCAGAACGGGGATTTACGGGCGGTCAAGGGGGCTGGGCGTTATATCAGCCGCCCGGCTCTGAAAAGGGCTCCTCGCAAACCTCTTTAG
- a CDS encoding ribonuclease J: MTEKDGGLAFLPLGGTGEIGMNLNLYRLGETWLAVDCGIGFSGNDTPEAEILVPDPTYIMERRDKLAGLVITHAHEDHIGAVAHLWTRLECPIYATSFAATVLRRKLGEARLDQQVKIHVVPCGGRFNVGPFDIEFIPVTHSVPEAQAMAIRTPQGVVVHTGDWKIDPTPLVGPPTDIERLREIGDEGVLALVCDSTNVMTPGASRSEAEVRQGLTELMGTLTGRIAVTCFASNVARVETIAMAAQAAGRVVVLVGRSLRNLDVAARECGYLSGVLPFLPEYEINNVEDDKIVMIITGSQGEPRSALSRIASDTHQTVALGEGDTVIYSSRMIPGNERAIMQVQDNLTRNGVRVITDKEGYMIHCSGHATADDVRMMYDLIRPQYAVPTHGEWRHLTAHAALAQEKGIASILLEDGDILNLAPGAVQVVDTAPTGRLAVDGNRLLAMDGDVLSARRKMLFNGIIIASVAVDDEGYVIGEPKISAPGLLEAGEPESIRVQEEFSNAIDEIPDELRMDDVSFREAAKTALRRALGRKLQKRPLVDVHVLRV; this comes from the coding sequence ATGACAGAGAAGGACGGCGGTCTGGCCTTTCTGCCACTTGGCGGAACGGGCGAGATCGGCATGAATCTCAACCTTTACAGGTTGGGAGAGACATGGCTTGCGGTTGACTGCGGTATCGGGTTTTCCGGCAATGATACGCCGGAAGCGGAAATTCTGGTTCCGGACCCGACCTATATCATGGAGCGTCGGGACAAACTGGCTGGTCTGGTCATCACGCATGCTCATGAAGATCACATCGGCGCGGTGGCGCACCTCTGGACCCGCCTTGAGTGCCCGATTTACGCAACGTCGTTTGCGGCAACGGTTCTGCGCCGCAAGCTCGGTGAGGCCCGTCTCGACCAGCAGGTGAAGATCCACGTGGTCCCCTGCGGCGGACGCTTCAATGTCGGACCATTCGACATCGAGTTCATCCCGGTCACCCATTCGGTGCCGGAAGCGCAGGCGATGGCCATCCGCACGCCGCAGGGCGTGGTGGTGCATACCGGCGACTGGAAGATCGACCCGACGCCACTGGTCGGACCGCCGACCGATATCGAGCGTCTGCGCGAAATCGGTGACGAGGGTGTGCTGGCGCTGGTGTGTGACAGTACCAACGTGATGACGCCCGGTGCCTCGCGCTCGGAAGCCGAAGTGCGTCAGGGCCTGACGGAACTGATGGGAACGCTGACGGGACGCATCGCCGTTACCTGCTTCGCGTCCAATGTCGCCCGCGTTGAGACCATCGCCATGGCGGCGCAGGCTGCCGGACGTGTCGTGGTGCTGGTCGGTCGTTCGCTGCGCAACCTCGACGTGGCGGCGCGTGAGTGCGGCTACCTCTCGGGCGTGCTGCCGTTCCTGCCGGAATACGAGATCAACAATGTCGAGGACGACAAGATCGTCATGATCATCACCGGCAGTCAGGGCGAGCCCCGCTCGGCGCTGTCGCGGATCGCCTCGGACACGCATCAGACCGTCGCGCTCGGAGAAGGGGATACGGTCATCTATTCGAGCCGCATGATCCCGGGCAACGAGCGCGCGATCATGCAGGTGCAGGACAATCTGACCCGTAACGGCGTCCGTGTCATCACGGACAAGGAAGGGTACATGATCCACTGCTCCGGCCATGCCACGGCTGATGACGTGCGGATGATGTATGACCTGATCCGTCCGCAATACGCTGTGCCGACACATGGCGAATGGCGTCACCTGACGGCCCATGCGGCTCTGGCTCAGGAGAAGGGCATCGCCTCGATCCTGCTGGAAGACGGCGATATCCTGAACCTCGCGCCCGGTGCTGTGCAGGTGGTCGACACCGCGCCTACCGGACGTCTGGCTGTGGATGGCAACCGTCTGCTGGCGATGGACGGCGATGTTCTGTCTGCCCGTCGCAAGATGCTGTTCAACGGCATTATCATCGCCAGTGTCGCGGTGGATGACGAAGGCTACGTCATCGGCGAGCCGAAGATCAGCGCGCCGGGTCTGCTGGAAGCAGGAGAGCCGGAAAGCATTCGTGTTCAGGAAGAGTTCTCCAACGCGATCGACGAGATTCCGGATGAACTGCGCATGGATGACGTCTCCTTCCGGGAGGCCGCCAAGACGGCGCTGCGTCGGGCTCTGGGGCGCAAGCTGCAGAAACGTCCGCTCGTGGACGTACACGTCCTTCGCGTCTGA
- the nuoL gene encoding NADH-quinone oxidoreductase subunit L: protein MQAALILFSIATLAPLGGSAIAGLFGRRIGDGAAQAVTVLCMLIATVCSYGALAGGFLGGGMPSVALLAHWVDAGSFHVNWALRFDTLSVTMVAMVLTVSTLVHIYSIGYMAHDTMPRYRFFSYLSLFTFAMLMLVTSNDLIQLFFGWEGVGLASYLLIGYWYQKPSACAAAIKAFVVNRVADLFFLVGIGLIFVVFGTVQYDDIFATVPDHVQTGYYLFGSVHSVIEVIATLLFIGAMGKSAQLFLHTWLPDAMEGPTPVSALIHAATMVTAGVFLMARMSPLVEFAPDTRIFIVLIGATTCFFAATVGMVQPDIKRTIAYSTCSQLGYMFMAIGVGAYQAAVFHLTTHAFFKAMLFLGAGCVIHAMHEEQDMFRMGGLWKKIPVTYAMMWIGSLALAGVFPFAGYWSKDAILNAAWVSHSGVGTYGWILGTVTAFITALYSWRLIFLVFHGKPRDQHAFDHAHESPAVMLAPVMILSIGALVAGAALAPLYIGGRQEGFWQGAIFNAPGNTIIASLEDVPTLIGLLPSIVGLLGIALAYVLYIAKPELPGQIATSFRPVYQFLLNKWYFDELYDVVFVKPYRAIARALWHGVDEGVIEKIPVGLAEITRGTAVTATRTQTGSIAIYAFTMLVGLVVFVSTVVFFR, encoded by the coding sequence ATGCAGGCAGCACTCATCCTCTTTTCGATCGCGACACTGGCCCCGCTGGGCGGCTCGGCCATTGCCGGACTGTTCGGGCGTCGCATCGGCGACGGCGCGGCGCAGGCCGTGACGGTCCTGTGCATGCTCATCGCTACGGTATGCAGTTATGGCGCGCTGGCCGGTGGCTTCCTTGGTGGCGGCATGCCGAGCGTGGCTCTGCTGGCGCACTGGGTTGACGCCGGTTCCTTCCATGTGAACTGGGCGCTCCGCTTCGACACGCTGTCGGTTACCATGGTGGCGATGGTGCTGACCGTCTCGACGCTCGTGCACATCTATAGCATCGGCTACATGGCGCACGATACGATGCCGCGTTACCGGTTCTTCTCCTACCTGTCGCTGTTCACATTCGCCATGCTGATGCTGGTCACGTCCAACGACCTGATCCAGCTCTTCTTCGGCTGGGAAGGGGTCGGTCTCGCGAGTTACCTGCTGATCGGATACTGGTATCAGAAGCCAAGCGCCTGCGCCGCAGCGATCAAGGCGTTCGTGGTCAACCGTGTGGCCGACCTGTTCTTCCTTGTCGGCATCGGCCTGATCTTCGTGGTGTTCGGCACGGTCCAGTATGACGACATCTTCGCCACGGTCCCGGACCATGTGCAGACCGGCTACTATCTGTTCGGTTCGGTCCACTCCGTCATCGAGGTCATTGCGACGCTGCTGTTCATCGGCGCGATGGGCAAGTCGGCGCAATTGTTCCTGCACACATGGCTGCCGGATGCGATGGAAGGGCCGACGCCGGTTTCCGCTCTCATTCACGCCGCCACCATGGTCACGGCGGGCGTCTTCCTGATGGCGCGCATGTCGCCGCTGGTCGAGTTCGCACCTGACACACGCATCTTCATCGTGCTGATCGGGGCCACGACCTGCTTCTTTGCGGCGACTGTCGGTATGGTGCAGCCGGACATCAAGCGTACGATCGCTTATTCCACCTGCTCGCAGCTTGGTTACATGTTCATGGCCATCGGTGTCGGAGCCTATCAGGCGGCCGTGTTCCATCTGACCACGCACGCCTTTTTCAAGGCGATGCTGTTTCTCGGCGCAGGCTGTGTGATCCATGCGATGCACGAGGAACAGGACATGTTCCGCATGGGCGGCCTGTGGAAGAAGATCCCGGTCACCTACGCTATGATGTGGATCGGCAGTCTGGCGCTGGCGGGCGTCTTCCCCTTCGCCGGTTACTGGTCGAAGGACGCCATCCTGAACGCAGCATGGGTCTCGCATTCCGGTGTTGGCACCTATGGCTGGATTCTCGGCACGGTCACGGCTTTCATCACAGCGCTGTATAGCTGGCGTCTGATTTTCCTCGTGTTTCATGGCAAACCCCGTGACCAGCATGCGTTCGATCATGCCCATGAAAGTCCGGCGGTCATGCTGGCCCCGGTCATGATCCTGTCGATCGGCGCGCTGGTTGCCGGTGCTGCTCTGGCACCGCTCTATATCGGCGGCAGGCAGGAAGGATTCTGGCAGGGGGCGATTTTCAATGCTCCGGGCAACACGATCATCGCCTCGCTTGAGGATGTTCCGACGCTGATCGGACTGCTGCCAAGCATTGTCGGTCTGCTGGGTATCGCGCTGGCTTATGTTCTTTATATCGCCAAGCCGGAGCTGCCGGGGCAGATCGCCACGTCCTTCCGTCCGGTTTATCAGTTCCTGCTCAATAAATGGTATTTCGACGAATTGTATGACGTGGTTTTCGTGAAGCCTTATCGCGCCATTGCCCGTGCCCTGTGGCATGGTGTGGACGAAGGTGTGATCGAGAAAATCCCGGTCGGTCTCGCCGAGATTACGCGTGGCACGGCGGTTACCGCGACGCGCACGCAGACGGGGTCTATCGCCATCTATGCGTTTACCATGCTTGTCGGTCTGGTCGTGTTTGTCAGCACCGTGGTCTTTTTCCGATGA
- a CDS encoding NCS1 family nucleobase:cation symporter-1, which produces MNGPLSPPLRSSRLINDDLAPVTQRTWGGKDYLFLWMSNIHSVAGYVTVSSLFVMELPLKDVFLALLLGILVVQVACNLVAAPSFRTGAPFPVVARMTFGVYGAILAAFIRGLIAIGWYGIQTWLASNALVVLAVKLWPALEPWAIASQHGFVGLSLVGWAAFMTVWTLQIMVFWNGMDAIRHFIDWAGPIIYGMMVLLDGWLLVRTGGHVSFHMFHTATHPTFSQQLFGIVNAMALILAYFSPIILNFGDFSRYGVSMRAIRSGNFWGLPFNLLAFASLTLLTIALTLPVFGHLIFDPVETVVKTTSLTTALLGVLTVVTATIGINISANFVSAAFDFSNIAPNHLSWRKGGLIAGAGAIIVTPWNLYARPELVHLTLDVLGSCITPMVAILLADYYVVKKQHIQAEALYSSDRSGVYWYRGGINPVAISALVTGTLCGLSFIFFAAFAPYRNLSCIAGFTTALGFYLLLARLFPHQYTQKKAVA; this is translated from the coding sequence ATGAACGGCCCTTTATCACCCCCACTGAGATCATCCCGCCTGATCAATGACGACCTGGCTCCGGTGACCCAACGCACATGGGGTGGCAAGGACTACCTGTTCCTGTGGATGTCCAACATTCACAGTGTGGCGGGCTATGTGACGGTCAGCAGCCTTTTTGTCATGGAATTGCCGCTTAAAGACGTGTTTCTCGCCCTGCTCCTCGGCATTCTCGTGGTGCAGGTGGCCTGCAACCTTGTCGCCGCTCCAAGCTTCCGTACAGGCGCGCCGTTTCCTGTCGTCGCCCGCATGACGTTCGGCGTTTATGGCGCCATCCTCGCGGCGTTCATACGCGGGCTGATCGCCATCGGCTGGTATGGCATCCAGACCTGGCTTGCCTCCAACGCGCTTGTGGTGCTTGCCGTCAAGCTGTGGCCAGCCCTTGAACCCTGGGCCATCGCCTCGCAACATGGCTTTGTCGGACTGTCACTGGTCGGCTGGGCCGCCTTCATGACCGTGTGGACCCTGCAAATCATGGTTTTCTGGAACGGTATGGATGCCATCCGCCATTTCATCGACTGGGCCGGCCCCATCATTTACGGCATGATGGTGCTGCTCGACGGGTGGCTGCTTGTCAGAACCGGCGGGCATGTCTCCTTTCACATGTTCCACACAGCAACACATCCGACCTTCAGCCAGCAGTTGTTCGGCATCGTGAATGCCATGGCACTCATCCTTGCCTATTTCTCGCCCATCATCCTCAATTTCGGCGATTTTTCCCGCTATGGCGTCAGCATGCGCGCCATCCGCAGCGGCAACTTCTGGGGGCTTCCCTTCAATCTTCTGGCGTTTGCCTCCCTGACACTGCTGACGATCGCCCTGACACTACCGGTCTTTGGTCATCTGATTTTCGACCCAGTGGAAACCGTCGTCAAAACCACAAGCCTGACCACAGCTCTTCTGGGCGTTCTGACCGTCGTTACGGCCACAATCGGCATCAATATTTCAGCGAACTTCGTCTCTGCCGCATTCGATTTTTCGAATATCGCGCCGAACCATCTTTCATGGCGCAAGGGTGGACTGATCGCCGGGGCAGGCGCCATCATCGTCACACCGTGGAACCTCTATGCGCGGCCTGAACTGGTGCATCTCACGCTCGATGTGCTGGGAAGCTGCATCACACCGATGGTCGCCATTCTTCTGGCCGATTACTACGTGGTCAAAAAGCAGCATATTCAGGCAGAGGCTCTTTATTCTTCTGACCGGAGCGGCGTCTACTGGTATCGCGGAGGTATCAATCCCGTCGCAATCAGCGCCCTTGTCACCGGCACGCTATGCGGACTGAGTTTCATCTTCTTCGCTGCTTTCGCGCCGTATCGGAACCTATCCTGCATCGCCGGATTCACGACGGCGCTTGGGTTCTACCTTCTTCTGGCGCGGCTGTTTCCGCATCAATACACACAGAAGAAAGCAGTTGCATGA
- a CDS encoding TetR/AcrR family transcriptional regulator codes for MRQKDGNRPVGSLRENMTGHILDAAEKVFSCHGFSGARVDEIARVCDLPKANVLYYFSTKEKLYHATLERFLDGWLADADAWISEKNRPYDGLLKYVQAKIVFSRRKPEVSRLFMQELLSGGGQIEDFLKITLKEHVERLSEVFRIWQERDQMKAVNVPHFMFLLWSMTQSYADMQVQFAAVLGRKKLLKSDYDDGLSTIMQLLSSVCIDAETAAPEEGRTQAPS; via the coding sequence ATGAGGCAGAAAGACGGAAACCGGCCCGTAGGGTCTTTGCGCGAGAACATGACAGGTCATATTCTGGACGCGGCGGAAAAAGTCTTTTCTTGTCATGGTTTTTCTGGCGCTCGTGTTGATGAGATCGCCCGGGTCTGTGATCTGCCCAAGGCGAATGTCCTTTATTATTTCAGTACCAAGGAAAAGCTCTATCACGCGACGCTGGAGCGTTTTCTTGATGGTTGGCTGGCTGATGCCGATGCTTGGATTTCAGAAAAGAACAGACCTTATGACGGTCTGCTGAAATACGTTCAGGCGAAAATCGTTTTCTCCCGGCGTAAGCCGGAGGTTTCCCGGCTCTTTATGCAGGAACTTCTGTCTGGCGGTGGCCAGATCGAGGATTTTCTGAAAATCACGCTGAAAGAGCATGTGGAGAGACTGTCAGAAGTTTTCAGAATCTGGCAGGAGCGGGACCAGATGAAGGCGGTGAATGTTCCGCACTTCATGTTCCTGCTCTGGTCCATGACACAGTCCTACGCCGATATGCAGGTGCAGTTTGCAGCCGTTCTGGGGCGAAAGAAACTGCTGAAAAGCGATTATGACGATGGCCTGAGCACCATCATGCAACTGCTTTCTTCTGTGTGTATTGATGCGGAAACAGCCGCGCCAGAAGAAGGTAGAACCCAAGCGCCGTCGTGA
- a CDS encoding type III pantothenate kinase, giving the protein MLLVIDAGNTNAVFAVDDGEKWRGTWRISMQTQRTSDEYAVWLLTLLRNEGIAPEDITGAAIGTVVPAAFYHLRQLCRQYFNVEPLVASSRLDWGFRIALDNPTEVGVDRLLNGLAAQRLYGGPLVVIDFGTATTFDVVAEDGTYLGGIIAPGINLSVEALHMAAARLPRIGIGRPEGGLVIGKNTNMAMRSGVFWGYVGLIEGLVERVKREFGAPMKVLATGGLAPLFSEGTEVFDHIDPELTINGLRFLFERNPEPPLHTITDSTQEEG; this is encoded by the coding sequence GTGCTGCTGGTCATTGACGCAGGCAATACGAACGCTGTTTTTGCTGTCGATGACGGGGAAAAATGGCGTGGAACCTGGCGCATCTCCATGCAGACGCAGCGCACAAGCGACGAATACGCGGTGTGGCTGCTGACGCTGCTTCGCAACGAAGGGATTGCGCCAGAGGACATTACAGGCGCCGCCATCGGTACGGTTGTGCCAGCAGCTTTCTATCATCTCCGCCAGCTCTGCCGTCAGTATTTCAATGTGGAGCCTCTCGTGGCCTCGTCCCGTCTGGACTGGGGCTTCCGGATTGCACTGGATAACCCGACGGAAGTGGGCGTTGACCGTCTGCTGAACGGGCTCGCGGCCCAGCGCCTTTATGGTGGTCCGCTGGTGGTCATTGATTTCGGCACCGCCACCACGTTTGACGTCGTGGCGGAAGACGGAACGTATCTGGGTGGCATCATTGCTCCCGGCATCAACCTGTCGGTTGAAGCCCTGCATATGGCCGCGGCGCGTCTGCCGCGGATTGGAATTGGTCGCCCGGAAGGCGGCCTTGTTATCGGGAAGAATACGAACATGGCCATGCGGTCAGGCGTGTTCTGGGGATATGTCGGATTGATCGAAGGACTTGTCGAGCGGGTCAAACGGGAGTTCGGAGCCCCGATGAAGGTGCTTGCGACTGGTGGTCTCGCGCCGCTCTTCTCTGAGGGGACAGAGGTTTTCGACCATATCGACCCTGAATTGACCATCAACGGATTGCGGTTCCTGTTCGAGCGAAACCCGGAGCCGCCATTACACACCATCACAGACAGTACACAGGAAGAAGGATAA
- the nuoN gene encoding NADH-quinone oxidoreductase subunit NuoN produces the protein MNWILALPEIVLAVSGLLILSVGVLTRKGHAFLPSATLSIAAFVVTGFLVATSYGGVGYDGLFVVDAFARFIKLLAIVGGVVAIALSVGYTNEHRELPFEMPILVLFSTLGAMVMASSTNLMTLFVGLELSSLAIYVLCAMERDRLGSAEAGLKYFILGSLASGLLLYGVSLVYGYAGTMEYAPIAAEINGAGILPVGLVIGMVFVIVGLAFKLSAVPFHMWTPDVYQGAPTPVTAYMAGAPKFAAFALILRVMAGPFGAMSPRWQLLIEVIAALSMLFGSFAAIPQRNIKRLMAYSSIGHMGYAMMGLAAASPAGTTGTLVYLTTYLIMNAGTFGVITAMRRQGREITEISDIAGLGRTNPGLALVLAICMFSMIGVPPLAGFFGKFMVFAAAWNAGLYPLIAVGVVSAIVGAFYYLRIVKVAYFDPAAPAFDRPAPSVSFVSIAMGLATVLFLIGLGPISEAAQAAAQALID, from the coding sequence ATGAACTGGATACTTGCGTTGCCGGAAATCGTTCTGGCGGTCAGCGGTCTCCTTATCCTCTCGGTGGGTGTGCTCACGAGGAAAGGCCATGCCTTTCTGCCATCGGCGACGCTGAGCATCGCGGCCTTCGTGGTCACGGGGTTTCTGGTGGCCACGTCCTATGGTGGCGTTGGCTATGATGGGCTCTTCGTGGTCGATGCGTTCGCTCGCTTCATCAAGCTGCTGGCGATTGTCGGTGGCGTGGTGGCGATTGCCCTGTCGGTGGGTTACACCAACGAGCACCGTGAACTGCCGTTCGAGATGCCCATTCTCGTGCTGTTCTCGACCCTCGGGGCGATGGTCATGGCGTCGTCCACCAATCTGATGACGCTGTTTGTCGGGCTGGAACTGTCCTCACTGGCGATTTACGTTCTGTGCGCCATGGAGCGGGACCGTCTGGGTTCAGCGGAAGCAGGTCTGAAATATTTCATTCTCGGTTCGCTGGCGTCCGGTCTTCTGCTCTATGGCGTGTCGCTGGTCTACGGCTATGCGGGGACGATGGAGTACGCGCCCATCGCGGCCGAGATCAACGGCGCAGGCATCCTGCCCGTCGGTCTTGTGATTGGCATGGTGTTCGTCATCGTCGGGCTGGCGTTCAAGCTGTCCGCCGTGCCGTTCCACATGTGGACGCCGGATGTCTATCAGGGTGCGCCGACACCGGTGACGGCCTACATGGCCGGTGCGCCGAAATTTGCGGCTTTCGCCCTGATTCTGCGCGTGATGGCGGGTCCGTTCGGTGCGATGTCACCGCGCTGGCAGTTGCTGATCGAAGTGATCGCGGCCCTGTCCATGCTGTTCGGTTCCTTCGCCGCCATCCCGCAGCGCAACATCAAGCGCCTGATGGCCTACTCGTCGATCGGTCACATGGGCTATGCGATGATGGGGCTTGCCGCCGCGTCTCCTGCAGGGACGACAGGCACACTGGTTTATCTCACGACCTATCTGATCATGAATGCGGGCACGTTCGGTGTGATCACCGCCATGCGTCGGCAGGGACGTGAGATTACCGAAATCTCCGACATCGCAGGACTGGGGCGCACCAATCCGGGGCTGGCTCTGGTTCTGGCGATCTGCATGTTCAGCATGATCGGCGTGCCGCCGCTGGCCGGGTTCTTCGGCAAGTTCATGGTGTTCGCCGCAGCCTGGAACGCAGGCCTGTATCCGCTGATCGCAGTCGGCGTGGTGTCCGCCATCGTTGGAGCGTTTTATTACCTCCGCATTGTTAAGGTGGCGTATTTCGATCCGGCGGCTCCGGCCTTCGATCGTCCTGCCCCGTCTGTCTCGTTCGTATCCATCGCCATGGGGCTGGCGACGGTGCTGTTCCTGATTGGTCTGGGTCCGATCAGCGAGGCAGCGCAGGCTGCGGCGCAGGCGCTCATTGACTGA
- a CDS encoding biotin--[acetyl-CoA-carboxylase] ligase: MTEPAAPQGSGPDQLPVWRLSCFDELPSTSDLCLAKAEEGEADGFAALAFHQTNPRGSRGRLWSDPGDSLALSALLRPDETERKQPGAWAFIAALAFHDGLASGRDSSSRLRIKWPNDIVLDGRKMGGILVEAGGGSAPWLVIGFGANLVASPVIPGRRLACLAEWTASCQPRAVAGRILSALTHWRQVFRTEGFAAIRLAWLERSLPLGAPLVVNGGGHYSEGRFAGIGEDGELLLDCNGRVERVITGEVLYGDPRVNALEAGRAAGH; encoded by the coding sequence TTGACTGAGCCGGCTGCGCCTCAGGGAAGCGGTCCGGATCAGCTTCCCGTCTGGCGGCTCTCATGTTTCGACGAACTGCCCTCCACCTCTGACCTCTGTCTTGCAAAGGCGGAGGAAGGTGAGGCTGACGGCTTCGCCGCGCTGGCCTTTCATCAGACGAATCCCCGAGGCAGTCGCGGGCGTCTCTGGTCTGATCCGGGAGACAGTCTGGCGCTTTCAGCATTGCTGCGGCCGGATGAGACCGAGCGGAAACAGCCCGGCGCATGGGCGTTCATCGCGGCTCTGGCGTTTCATGACGGTCTTGCTTCGGGGCGGGACAGTAGCTCCCGGCTGCGGATCAAATGGCCCAATGACATCGTGCTGGATGGTCGCAAGATGGGTGGTATTCTGGTGGAAGCAGGAGGAGGTTCCGCGCCCTGGCTGGTCATTGGTTTCGGGGCCAATCTTGTGGCCTCTCCCGTCATTCCCGGCCGGAGGTTGGCCTGTCTGGCGGAGTGGACAGCCTCCTGCCAGCCGCGTGCTGTCGCCGGGCGTATCCTGTCTGCACTGACACACTGGCGACAGGTTTTCAGGACCGAAGGTTTTGCAGCAATTCGTCTCGCATGGCTTGAGAGATCGTTGCCTTTGGGAGCGCCCCTTGTAGTAAATGGCGGCGGACACTATTCTGAGGGCAGATTTGCAGGGATTGGTGAGGATGGTGAGCTGCTCCTCGACTGTAATGGAAGGGTCGAGAGAGTGATCACGGGTGAAGTGCTTTATGGTGATCCCAGAGTGAATGCGTTGGAAGCCGGTCGTGCTGCTGGTCATTGA
- the nuoK gene encoding NADH-quinone oxidoreductase subunit NuoK encodes MNTTIAQIGLGPYLTVSAALLVLGVFGIFLNRKNIIIIMMSMELILLAANLNLVAFSSVLGDLSGQVLTLFVLTIAAAEAAIGLAILTVYFRNRGSIQVEDVATMKG; translated from the coding sequence ATGAACACGACAATCGCCCAGATCGGGCTTGGCCCCTACCTGACGGTCAGCGCGGCGCTGCTCGTGCTCGGCGTGTTCGGCATCTTTCTCAACCGGAAGAACATCATCATCATCATGATGTCGATGGAGCTGATCCTGCTGGCCGCCAATCTCAACCTGGTGGCGTTCTCCTCCGTGCTGGGCGATCTCTCGGGACAGGTGCTCACGCTGTTCGTGCTGACCATCGCGGCCGCTGAAGCCGCGATTGGTCTGGCCATCCTCACTGTCTATTTCCGCAACCGTGGCTCGATTCAGGTCGAGGACGTTGCGACGATGAAGGGCTGA